In Pseudomonas sp. R76, one genomic interval encodes:
- a CDS encoding GNAT family N-acetyltransferase: MITAQAFSTIRAIPRSAWNDCFPGALEDWDFYVAVENAAIDDFKWRYLAVYDDETLVAVAAAFITYYRLDTTVSGAGKRFTERLERLWPGVLRLQLYAIGSPIAERCDAGVASSVPEEQRPLLLKHLINAARQDATTFGIGLVAVKDVPTKDPHWAASCRAAGFQSMPSLPSGLLAVPYGSVDAYLGSLCKSTRKDLRRKLRAPGPRVEWRHNIDDVLADVMRLYEATLNRADLQFERLPASYFTGILERLEERAVCVLYWVDERLVAFNLVLLDQHRMIDKFFGHDMAFSREYSLYFRYWLTNVDYCIEHNIPVYECGQDGYASKLRLGCEFRGNSMFFRHRNRLVNGLLKLVKMYLRPDRSDPAMAAAISET, encoded by the coding sequence GTGATCACCGCCCAAGCCTTTTCAACCATCCGGGCCATCCCGCGCAGTGCCTGGAACGACTGTTTTCCCGGAGCCCTGGAGGATTGGGATTTTTACGTTGCCGTGGAAAACGCCGCTATCGATGATTTCAAGTGGCGCTACCTGGCTGTCTACGACGATGAAACGCTGGTGGCCGTGGCCGCCGCGTTCATCACCTATTATCGTCTCGACACCACGGTGTCGGGCGCCGGCAAGCGCTTTACCGAGCGCCTGGAGCGACTGTGGCCGGGTGTTTTACGCTTGCAGCTGTATGCCATCGGCTCGCCAATCGCCGAGCGATGCGACGCAGGAGTCGCCAGCAGCGTGCCTGAAGAGCAGCGCCCGCTGTTGCTCAAGCATTTAATTAACGCCGCCCGCCAGGACGCCACTACCTTCGGCATCGGCCTGGTGGCGGTCAAGGATGTGCCGACCAAAGACCCGCACTGGGCGGCCAGCTGCCGTGCCGCCGGCTTCCAGAGCATGCCGAGCTTGCCCAGCGGTTTGCTGGCCGTGCCTTACGGTTCGGTGGACGCCTACCTGGGCTCGTTGTGCAAATCGACCCGCAAAGACTTGCGACGCAAACTGCGCGCGCCGGGCCCGCGCGTGGAATGGCGCCACAACATTGATGACGTGCTGGCGGACGTGATGCGCTTGTACGAAGCCACGCTCAATCGCGCCGACTTGCAGTTTGAACGCCTGCCGGCGAGTTACTTCACTGGCATCCTCGAACGGCTTGAAGAGCGTGCGGTCTGTGTGCTGTATTGGGTGGACGAGCGGTTGGTGGCGTTCAATCTGGTGCTGTTGGACCAGCACCGTATGATCGACAAGTTTTTCGGGCACGACATGGCGTTCAGCCGCGAGTACAGCTTGTACTTCCGCTATTGGCTGACCAATGTCGACTATTGTATTGAGCACAATATTCCTGTGTACGAGTGCGGTCAGGACGGTTACGCCAGTAAGCTGCGCCTGGGTTGCGAGTTCCGGGGCAACAGCATGTTTTTCCGTCACCGTAATCGGCTGGTCAATGGCCTGCTCAAACTCGTGAAAATGTACCTCAGACCGGATCGTTCCGACCCTGCCATGGCTGCTGCGATAAGCGAAACCTGA
- a CDS encoding sensor histidine kinase, with protein MITKTRQKARPFAISRWSVQRKLVLAFWLVSVIPTMIAAELAATTLSQIFDSNVRIWLQESTKIVKDEIGDILHDNARMAKLFLRYTSPPSTRQAAKHDRLTADIAEATDIDVVSLIRVSDHKIVFSTAPDDVVKQINLTSNAVLQTIQVAGVSTGLVVSTFETNQEGVDYLLLVATYLDSSFLTSVADVHSLDLRLYLANPSGFNEIFSTQRFENHPSRIPKDVETAMRSTKQPSEQFTNNYSGLYWPIFNDAGDLQGVIFSGLLRHTSLVGLVNQSNLFVLIFLLSSALSLGAGVLVSRRLTKPLRDLSQGVNAVISGNYEHRVLVTGGDELAQLSSTFNHMTERLGELHHLEAQLRRRDRLHALGEVAMGLAHEIRNPLGIIKTATQLLHRRVDLPDTDKRHLEYVISEVSRINDLITEFLDFAKPNPPLRVLQAARPLVEEILGFCSPELSTHNIDAQIDDQAPGATIYADAKQLKQACLNLILNAIDAMPEGGRLTLGIRSVDGNTVISIADTGQGIPSDMIERIFTPFVTTKASGTGLGLAKVYSIMESHDGSIECASEKDAGATFSLYIPAQGEDDGDDEEGHDA; from the coding sequence ATGATCACCAAGACCCGCCAGAAAGCCCGCCCCTTTGCCATTTCGCGTTGGAGCGTCCAGCGCAAGCTGGTGCTGGCGTTTTGGCTGGTCAGCGTTATTCCCACCATGATCGCCGCCGAGCTGGCGGCGACCACGTTGTCGCAGATTTTCGACAGTAACGTGCGCATCTGGCTGCAAGAGTCGACCAAGATCGTCAAGGACGAGATTGGCGATATCCTTCATGACAACGCGCGCATGGCCAAGCTGTTCCTGCGCTACACCAGCCCGCCCTCAACCAGGCAGGCGGCCAAGCATGACCGGCTTACGGCCGATATTGCCGAGGCCACTGATATAGACGTGGTCTCGCTGATTCGCGTGAGTGACCACAAGATCGTGTTCAGCACGGCGCCCGACGATGTGGTCAAGCAAATCAACCTGACCAGCAATGCGGTGCTGCAAACCATCCAGGTAGCAGGCGTGAGTACAGGCCTGGTGGTCTCGACGTTCGAAACCAATCAGGAGGGGGTTGATTACCTGCTGTTGGTGGCCACTTACCTGGACAGCAGTTTCCTCACCAGCGTGGCCGATGTGCACTCCCTCGACTTGCGCCTGTACCTGGCCAACCCGTCGGGCTTCAACGAGATATTCTCGACCCAGCGCTTTGAGAATCACCCGTCGCGCATCCCCAAGGATGTCGAGACGGCCATGCGCAGCACCAAGCAGCCGAGTGAGCAGTTCACCAACAACTACAGCGGGTTGTACTGGCCGATCTTCAATGACGCCGGCGACCTGCAAGGCGTGATCTTCAGCGGCTTGTTGCGCCATACCAGCCTGGTCGGGCTGGTGAACCAGAGCAACCTGTTCGTGCTGATTTTCCTGCTCAGCTCAGCGTTGTCGCTGGGCGCCGGCGTACTGGTGTCACGGCGTCTGACCAAGCCGCTGCGGGACTTGTCCCAAGGCGTGAACGCGGTGATCTCCGGTAATTACGAACACCGTGTGCTGGTCACCGGCGGCGATGAGCTGGCGCAACTGAGCAGCACTTTCAACCACATGACCGAGCGCCTCGGTGAGTTGCATCACCTTGAGGCGCAGTTGCGGCGTCGCGATCGGCTGCACGCCTTGGGCGAAGTAGCCATGGGCCTGGCCCATGAGATCCGCAACCCGTTGGGCATCATCAAGACGGCCACGCAGCTGCTGCACCGCCGTGTCGACCTGCCGGACACCGACAAGCGCCACCTGGAATACGTGATCAGTGAGGTCAGCCGCATCAATGACCTGATCACCGAGTTCCTCGATTTTGCCAAACCCAACCCGCCGCTGCGGGTGTTGCAGGCGGCGCGGCCGCTGGTGGAAGAAATCCTCGGTTTCTGCAGCCCTGAGCTGTCGACGCATAACATCGATGCGCAAATCGACGACCAGGCGCCGGGCGCGACGATCTATGCCGATGCCAAACAGCTCAAGCAGGCGTGCCTCAACCTGATCCTCAACGCGATTGACGCGATGCCCGAAGGCGGCCGCCTTACCCTGGGCATTCGCAGCGTCGACGGCAACACGGTGATCAGCATCGCCGACACCGGCCAGGGCATTCCGTCGGATATGATCGAGCGGATCTTCACCCCGTTCGTCACCACCAAGGCCTCCGGCACGGGCCTGGGCCTGGCCAAAGTCTATTCGATCATGGAAAGTCACGACGGCAGCATCGAATGTGCCAGTGAGAAAGATGCCGGCGCCACCTTCAGCCTGTACATTCCGGCCCAAGGTGAAGACGACGGCGACGATGAGGAAGGTCATGACGCATAA
- a CDS encoding sigma-54-dependent transcriptional regulator has product MTHNVLVVDDEPKLCDLLSSALSQNGIQVFTASNGLHALKVLEQEDIDLVISDWRMPGMDGPALLAEIKVRFPELPVIVMTAYSTVKNAVQSMRNGAYDYIAKPFDIDELDITVAKALQFRDIMRDNARLRAELDHHAQFDSLVGDSPAFRQVLHAIDSVRDSSATILLTGESGTGKEMVARAIHKHGSRADKPFVAVNCAAIPEGLLESEMFGHRKGAFTGAVADRVGRFMQADKGTMFLDEVGDMPLALQAKILRALQERVIEPVGDPRERKVDVRVIAATNKNLLDAVANKEFREDLYYRLNVFPIPLPALRERAEDIVPLARHFAQTLSATAGKRITGFSPEALQAMAAYNWPGNIRELQNCVERATIVAAKPVIEDIDLPAYLFASRPAEEGVAALLGDNPSVPADLDAALAEVEKTYILAALNESNGVQAAAAAKIGISERSFWYRLKKLGIQVDKIVR; this is encoded by the coding sequence ATGACGCATAACGTATTGGTAGTCGACGATGAGCCCAAGCTCTGCGACTTGCTGTCGTCGGCATTGAGCCAGAACGGCATCCAGGTATTCACCGCCAGCAACGGCCTGCACGCGCTCAAGGTGCTGGAACAGGAAGACATCGACCTGGTCATCAGTGACTGGCGCATGCCGGGCATGGACGGCCCGGCGTTGCTGGCCGAGATCAAGGTGCGGTTCCCGGAGTTGCCGGTGATCGTGATGACCGCCTACAGCACGGTGAAAAATGCCGTGCAGTCGATGCGCAATGGCGCCTATGACTACATCGCCAAGCCGTTCGACATCGACGAACTCGACATCACCGTGGCCAAGGCCCTGCAGTTTCGCGACATCATGCGCGACAACGCGCGGCTGCGTGCCGAGCTGGATCACCACGCACAGTTCGACAGCCTGGTCGGCGACAGCCCGGCGTTTCGCCAGGTGTTGCACGCGATTGACTCGGTGCGTGACAGCAGCGCCACCATCCTGCTGACCGGCGAAAGCGGCACCGGCAAGGAAATGGTCGCCCGCGCCATTCACAAGCATGGCAGCCGTGCCGACAAGCCCTTCGTGGCGGTCAATTGCGCGGCCATCCCGGAAGGCTTGCTGGAAAGCGAGATGTTCGGCCACCGCAAAGGCGCGTTCACCGGCGCCGTGGCGGATCGGGTCGGGCGCTTTATGCAGGCCGACAAAGGCACGATGTTCCTCGATGAAGTGGGTGATATGCCGCTGGCGTTGCAGGCCAAGATTCTGCGCGCATTGCAGGAGCGGGTGATCGAGCCGGTGGGCGACCCCCGCGAGCGCAAGGTGGACGTGCGGGTCATCGCCGCCACCAACAAAAACCTGCTGGATGCGGTGGCCAATAAAGAGTTTCGCGAAGACCTGTATTACCGCCTCAATGTGTTCCCGATCCCGTTGCCGGCCTTGCGCGAACGCGCCGAAGACATTGTGCCCCTTGCCAGACACTTCGCCCAGACCCTGAGCGCCACCGCCGGCAAACGCATCACCGGTTTCAGCCCCGAGGCGTTGCAGGCCATGGCTGCCTACAACTGGCCGGGCAATATCCGTGAGCTGCAGAACTGTGTGGAGCGCGCGACCATCGTCGCGGCCAAACCGGTGATTGAAGACATCGACCTGCCGGCGTACCTGTTTGCGTCCCGGCCGGCCGAAGAGGGCGTTGCGGCGCTGCTGGGTGACAACCCAAGCGTGCCGGCGGACCTGGACGCGGCGCTGGCGGAAGTCGAGAAAACCTACATTCTGGCGGCGTTGAACGAGAGCAACGGCGTGCAGGCGGCAGCGGCGGCGAAGATCGGGATTTCCGAAAGGAGTTTTTGGTATCGGTTGAAGAAGCTGGGGATTCAAGTCGACAAGATCGTGCGCTGA
- a CDS encoding GlpM family protein produces MDLFLKAAIGAAVVLILAALAKTKNYYIAGLVPLFPTFALIAHYIVGKGRSVDDLKTTILFGMWSIIPYFVYLATLYVMVDRMRLEASLAVAAVAWLMAATVLVSVWVRLHS; encoded by the coding sequence ATGGATCTGTTCTTGAAGGCCGCCATTGGCGCGGCAGTGGTGTTGATCCTGGCGGCGTTGGCCAAGACCAAAAACTATTACATCGCAGGATTGGTGCCGCTGTTTCCGACCTTTGCGCTGATTGCCCACTACATCGTCGGCAAGGGCCGTTCGGTGGACGATTTGAAGACCACGATCCTGTTCGGGATGTGGTCGATCATTCCGTATTTTGTGTATTTGGCGACGTTGTACGTGATGGTCGACCGCATGCGCCTGGAGGCATCGCTCGCCGTGGCGGCGGTGGCGTGGTTGATGGCGGCGACGGTGCTGGTGAGTGTATGGGTTCGCCTGCATAGCTGA
- a CDS encoding sigma-54-dependent transcriptional regulator, producing the protein MNTDTTAAKDALTVLIVEDDPHVLLGCQQALALEDIHSVGVGSAEEALKRIGANFAGIVISDIRLPGIDGLELLTRLKALDKSLPVVLITGHGDISMAVGAMRNGAYDFMEKPFSPERLVDVARRALEQRGLAREVWSLRRQLAERDSLEGRIIGRSPAMQNLRELIANVADTSANVLIEGETGTGKELVARCLHDFSRRHSHQFVALNCGGLPENLFESEIFGHEANAFTGAGKRRIGKIEHAHEGTLFLDEVESMPINLQIKLLRVLQERTLERLGSNQSVAVDCRVIAATKSDLDELSRASQFRSDLYYRLNVVTLELPPLRERREDILQLFEHFLLQSSLRFDRTAPELDNQTVSTLMSHDWPGNVRELRNVAERFALGLPAFKKSGSGNVNHGLAFTEAVEAFERNLLNDALQRSGGNLTQASQELGMAKTTLFDKVKKYGLSH; encoded by the coding sequence ATGAATACAGACACTACAGCCGCAAAAGACGCCCTGACCGTCCTGATCGTCGAAGACGACCCCCATGTGCTGCTCGGTTGCCAGCAAGCCCTGGCGCTGGAAGACATTCACAGCGTGGGCGTGGGCAGCGCCGAGGAAGCCCTCAAGCGCATCGGCGCGAACTTCGCTGGTATCGTCATCAGCGATATCCGCCTGCCAGGCATCGATGGCCTGGAGCTGTTGACCCGTCTCAAGGCGCTGGATAAAAGCCTGCCGGTGGTGCTGATTACCGGGCATGGCGATATCTCGATGGCCGTGGGTGCCATGCGCAATGGCGCCTACGATTTCATGGAAAAACCCTTTTCCCCCGAGCGCCTGGTCGACGTCGCGCGTCGCGCCCTGGAGCAACGCGGGCTGGCGCGGGAAGTCTGGTCGCTGCGCCGCCAGTTGGCCGAGCGCGACTCCCTGGAAGGCCGCATCATCGGGCGCTCGCCGGCCATGCAGAACCTGCGCGAATTGATCGCCAACGTCGCCGACACCTCGGCCAACGTGCTGATCGAAGGCGAGACCGGCACCGGCAAGGAACTGGTCGCGCGTTGCCTGCATGATTTCAGCCGTCGCCATTCCCATCAGTTCGTCGCCTTGAACTGCGGCGGCCTGCCGGAAAACCTGTTTGAAAGTGAGATCTTCGGCCACGAAGCCAACGCGTTTACCGGCGCCGGCAAACGCCGCATCGGCAAGATCGAGCACGCCCACGAAGGCACGCTGTTTCTCGATGAAGTGGAAAGCATGCCGATCAACCTGCAGATCAAATTGCTGCGGGTGCTGCAGGAGCGCACCCTGGAACGCCTGGGTTCGAACCAGAGCGTGGCGGTGGATTGCCGGGTGATTGCCGCCACCAAGTCCGACCTCGACGAACTGAGCCGCGCCAGCCAATTTCGCAGCGACCTTTACTACCGCCTCAACGTGGTCACCCTGGAGCTGCCGCCCCTGCGCGAACGGCGCGAAGACATCCTGCAGTTGTTCGAGCATTTCCTGCTGCAGTCATCGCTACGCTTCGACCGCACCGCGCCGGAGCTGGACAACCAGACCGTGTCGACCCTGATGAGCCACGACTGGCCCGGCAACGTGCGTGAACTGCGCAACGTCGCCGAACGCTTTGCCTTGGGCCTGCCCGCCTTCAAGAAAAGCGGCAGCGGCAACGTCAACCATGGCCTGGCCTTTACCGAAGCGGTGGAAGCCTTCGAGCGCAACCTGCTCAACGACGCACTGCAACGCAGCGGCGGCAACCTGACCCAGGCCAGCCAGGAACTGGGAATGGCCAAGACCACGCTGTTCGACAAGGTCAAAAAATACGGGTTGAGCCACTGA
- a CDS encoding sensor histidine kinase: MKCDPNQFRAAPPSLAVKPRLIRQLFLPPLIIALMIGLGYIGFWVSEYYGIRTLSDNGERQLELHARTVESELSKYTYLPSLLELESSVSALLADPNQQTRQTVNDYLEGLNRRSRSRAIYVMDTTGRVLATSNWRDADSYQGEDLSFRAYFQNAVRGQPGRFYGIGSTNGEPGYYLAHGLEEHGKIIGVAVVKVRLEALEERWQRARLEAFVSDENGIIILSSDPARRLKAVRPLSDDTKERLAHSLQYYWATLNELEPLARERLNEGTEKLTFPANSEVVNDEHEVSYLAQTRPLNDTPWNFTLLTPLNDLRRAAINQGILVAVAFGLVAFLLIAWNERRKVIATRLAAREALQEANSQLERRIAERTADLRASNERLKGQIRERRQAEETLRRAQDELVQAGKLAAIGQMSTSIAHELNQPLAALRTLSGNTVRFLERGALDTASANLKTINELIDRMGRITASLRSFARRGDDQGEANLGKAVDAAFQVLGARLEGLPLTVHRNFANAQLQIDQTRLEQILVNLIGNALDAMQAQPAPELWLDGHNSEGKYRLHVRDNGHGIDPETRKHLFEPFFTTKPGEQGLGLGLTLSASLAAATGGNLAVEHPASGGTAFVLCLPLVGTQKAEST; the protein is encoded by the coding sequence ATGAAATGCGACCCCAACCAATTTCGCGCCGCACCGCCATCACTTGCCGTGAAACCACGCCTGATCCGCCAACTGTTCCTGCCGCCGTTGATCATCGCCCTGATGATCGGCTTGGGCTATATCGGCTTCTGGGTCAGTGAGTACTATGGCATCCGCACCCTCAGCGACAACGGCGAACGCCAGTTGGAGCTGCATGCGCGCACCGTCGAAAGCGAACTGAGCAAATACACCTACCTGCCCAGCCTGCTGGAACTGGAGTCCAGCGTGTCCGCGCTGCTGGCCGACCCCAACCAGCAAACCCGGCAGACGGTCAATGATTACCTCGAAGGCCTGAACCGACGCAGTCGCAGTCGGGCCATCTACGTGATGGACACCACCGGCCGCGTGCTGGCCACCAGTAACTGGCGCGATGCCGACAGTTACCAGGGTGAAGACCTGTCCTTCCGTGCCTATTTCCAGAATGCCGTGCGCGGCCAGCCGGGCCGCTTCTATGGCATCGGCAGCACCAACGGCGAACCCGGCTACTACCTGGCCCATGGCCTGGAAGAGCACGGCAAAATCATTGGCGTCGCGGTGGTTAAAGTGCGCCTCGAAGCCCTTGAAGAACGCTGGCAGCGTGCGCGCCTCGAAGCGTTTGTGAGCGACGAAAACGGCATCATCATCCTCTCCAGCGACCCGGCCCGCCGTCTCAAAGCCGTGCGCCCGCTGAGCGATGACACCAAGGAACGCCTGGCCCACAGCCTGCAATATTACTGGGCAACGCTGAACGAGCTGGAGCCCCTGGCCCGCGAGCGCCTGAACGAAGGCACTGAAAAACTGACCTTCCCGGCCAACAGCGAAGTGGTCAACGACGAGCACGAAGTCAGCTACCTCGCCCAAACCCGCCCGCTCAACGACACACCGTGGAATTTCACCCTGCTCACCCCGCTCAACGACCTGCGCCGCGCAGCAATCAACCAGGGCATTCTGGTGGCCGTCGCGTTCGGCCTGGTCGCGTTTTTGCTGATCGCCTGGAACGAGCGGCGCAAGGTTATCGCCACCCGCCTCGCCGCGCGGGAAGCCTTGCAGGAAGCCAACAGCCAGCTGGAACGTCGGATTGCCGAACGCACCGCCGACCTGCGCGCCAGCAATGAACGGCTCAAGGGCCAGATTCGCGAACGGCGCCAGGCCGAAGAGACCTTGCGCCGCGCCCAGGATGAACTGGTGCAGGCCGGCAAGCTCGCCGCCATCGGCCAGATGTCCACCAGCATCGCGCATGAGTTGAACCAGCCGCTGGCAGCGTTACGCACGCTGTCGGGCAATACCGTGCGGTTCCTCGAGCGTGGCGCCCTCGACACCGCCAGCGCCAACCTCAAGACCATCAACGAACTGATCGACCGCATGGGCCGCATCACCGCCAGCCTGCGCTCCTTTGCACGGCGCGGTGATGACCAGGGCGAAGCCAACCTCGGCAAAGCCGTGGACGCGGCGTTCCAGGTGCTTGGCGCGCGCCTCGAGGGCCTGCCGTTGACCGTGCACCGCAATTTCGCCAATGCTCAGTTGCAGATCGACCAAACGCGCCTGGAGCAGATTCTGGTCAACCTGATCGGCAACGCCCTCGACGCCATGCAAGCGCAGCCGGCCCCCGAACTGTGGCTGGACGGCCACAACAGCGAAGGCAAATACCGCCTGCACGTGCGCGATAACGGCCACGGCATCGACCCCGAAACCCGTAAACACCTATTCGAGCCGTTCTTCACCACCAAACCCGGCGAACAGGGCCTGGGCCTGGGCCTGACCCTGTCCGCCAGCCTCGCGGCGGCCACCGGCGGCAACCTCGCCGTGGAACACCCGGCCAGTGGTGGTACGGCCTTTGTCTTGTGCCTGCCGTTGGTGGGCACTCAAAAAGCTGAGTCGACATGA
- a CDS encoding amino acid ABC transporter ATP-binding protein, protein MISIKNINKWYGDFQVLTDCSTEVKKGEVIVVCGPSGSGKSTLIKCVNALEPFQKGDIVVDGTSIADPKTNLPKLRSRVGMVFQHFELFPHLTITENLTIAQIKVLGRSKEEATKKGLQLLERVGLSAHAHKHPGQLSGGQQQRVAIARALAMDPIVMLFDEPTSALDPEMVNEVLDVMVQLAHEGMTMMCVTHEMGFARKVADRVIFMDAGKIIEDCPKEEFFGDISARSERAQHFLEKILQH, encoded by the coding sequence ATGATCTCTATCAAGAACATCAACAAGTGGTATGGCGACTTCCAGGTGCTGACCGATTGCAGCACCGAGGTTAAAAAAGGCGAAGTGATCGTGGTGTGCGGGCCGTCCGGCTCGGGTAAATCCACCCTGATCAAGTGCGTCAACGCACTGGAACCGTTCCAGAAAGGCGACATCGTGGTCGACGGCACCTCCATCGCCGACCCGAAGACCAACCTGCCGAAACTGCGTTCGCGCGTGGGCATGGTGTTCCAGCATTTCGAACTGTTCCCGCACCTGACCATCACCGAAAACCTGACCATCGCGCAGATCAAGGTGCTCGGCCGCAGCAAGGAAGAAGCCACCAAAAAAGGCCTGCAACTGCTTGAGCGCGTAGGCCTGTCGGCGCACGCCCACAAGCATCCGGGCCAGCTGTCCGGTGGCCAGCAACAACGTGTGGCGATTGCCCGCGCCCTGGCCATGGACCCGATCGTCATGCTGTTCGACGAACCGACCTCCGCCCTCGACCCGGAAATGGTCAACGAAGTGCTCGACGTGATGGTGCAACTGGCCCACGAAGGCATGACCATGATGTGCGTGACCCACGAAATGGGCTTTGCCCGCAAAGTGGCCGACCGCGTGATCTTCATGGACGCCGGCAAGATCATCGAAGACTGCCCGAAAGAGGAGTTCTTCGGCGACATCAGCGCCCGCTCCGAACGCGCGCAGCACTTCCTTGAGAAAATCCTGCAGCACTAA
- a CDS encoding amino acid ABC transporter permease: MDFDFSGIIPAIPGLWNGMVMTLQLMVMGVIGGIALGTVLALMRLSSNKLLSRLAGAYVNYFRSIPLLLVITWFYLAVPFVLRWITGEDTPIGAFTSCVVAFMMFEAAYFCEIVRAGVQSIPKGQMGAAQAMGMTYGQTMRLIILPQAFRKMTPLLLQQSIILFQDTSLVYTVGLVDFLNSARSNGDIIGRSNEFLIFAGVVYFIISFSASLLVKHLQKRFAV, translated from the coding sequence ATGGACTTCGATTTCAGCGGCATCATCCCCGCCATCCCTGGCCTGTGGAACGGCATGGTCATGACCTTGCAGTTGATGGTCATGGGCGTGATCGGCGGCATCGCGTTGGGTACGGTCCTGGCGCTGATGCGCCTGTCGTCCAACAAACTGCTGTCGCGCCTGGCCGGCGCTTATGTGAACTACTTCCGCTCGATCCCACTGCTGCTGGTGATCACCTGGTTCTACCTGGCGGTGCCGTTCGTGCTGCGCTGGATCACCGGTGAAGACACGCCGATCGGCGCGTTCACCTCCTGCGTCGTGGCCTTCATGATGTTCGAAGCCGCGTACTTCTGTGAAATCGTGCGGGCCGGCGTGCAGTCGATTCCCAAGGGCCAGATGGGCGCCGCCCAAGCGATGGGCATGACCTATGGCCAGACCATGCGTCTGATCATCCTGCCCCAGGCGTTCCGCAAGATGACCCCGTTGCTGCTGCAACAGTCGATCATCCTGTTCCAGGACACCTCGCTGGTCTACACCGTGGGCCTGGTGGACTTCCTCAACTCCGCCCGCTCCAACGGCGACATCATTGGCCGCTCCAATGAGTTCCTGATCTTCGCCGGTGTCGTCTACTTCATCATCAGCTTTTCCGCCTCGCTGCTGGTCAAGCATCTGCAAAAAAGGTTTGCCGTATGA
- a CDS encoding amino acid ABC transporter permease, translated as MNYNWDWGVFFKSTGVGSETYLDWYIAGLGWTIAIAVVAWIIALLLGSILGVMRTVPNRIVSGIATCYVELFRNVPLLVQLFIWYFLIPDLLPQNLQDWYKQDLNPTTSAYLSVVVCLGLFTAARVCEQVRTGIQALPRGQEAAARAMGFKLPQIYWNVLLPQAYRIIIPPLTSEFLNVFKNSSVASLIGLMELLAQTKQTAEFSANLFEAFTLATLIYFTLNMSLMLLMRLVEKKVAVPGLISVGGK; from the coding sequence ATGAATTACAACTGGGACTGGGGCGTGTTCTTCAAGTCCACCGGCGTTGGCAGCGAGACTTATCTCGACTGGTACATCGCCGGTTTGGGCTGGACCATCGCCATCGCTGTCGTGGCATGGATTATCGCCTTGTTGCTTGGCTCCATTCTGGGGGTCATGCGTACCGTGCCAAACCGCATCGTATCGGGCATCGCGACCTGCTACGTGGAACTGTTTCGTAACGTGCCGCTGCTGGTTCAGCTGTTCATCTGGTATTTCCTGATACCCGACCTGCTGCCGCAAAACCTGCAGGACTGGTACAAACAGGACCTCAACCCGACCACCTCGGCCTACCTGAGCGTTGTCGTGTGCCTGGGCCTGTTCACCGCCGCCCGTGTGTGCGAACAAGTGCGCACCGGCATCCAGGCGCTGCCGCGTGGCCAGGAAGCCGCTGCGCGTGCCATGGGCTTCAAGCTGCCGCAGATCTACTGGAACGTGCTGCTGCCCCAGGCCTACCGCATCATCATTCCGCCGCTTACCTCGGAATTCCTCAACGTGTTCAAGAACTCCTCCGTGGCGTCCTTGATCGGCCTGATGGAACTGCTGGCGCAAACCAAACAGACCGCCGAGTTCTCGGCCAACCTGTTTGAAGCCTTCACCCTGGCCACGCTGATCTACTTCACCCTGAACATGAGCCTGATGTTGCTGATGCGCCTGGTCGAGAAGAAAGTCGCGGTGCCCGGCCTGATCTCCGTGGGGGGTAAATAA